One genomic region from Zalophus californianus isolate mZalCal1 chromosome 14, mZalCal1.pri.v2, whole genome shotgun sequence encodes:
- the LOC113913033 gene encoding disintegrin and metalloproteinase domain-containing protein 1a-like translates to MAMSMVASSRHPAFTLPSLWKNQGALKEGKTTFQTWARQKRDFRLGPVPESSCVRLGIVLLLVIFLPSMYCDPGSVYYSSYETVIPKGLTVKGREDPGEKASYMLLMQGQKQVIHLKVKRDYFVNNFPVFSYHNGVLGQETPFISHDCHYEGYIEGVPGSFVSLNTCSGLRGILIKEGKPYGIEPMDTSKRFEHVLYTMAHQARVSCSVTSKGSQVVSTSRQQGSRKPRSLQALSSFWSHTKYVEMFVVVNNQRFQMWGSNVNETVQRVMDITALANIFSREINTEVVLAGMEIWTEGDLIEVPADLRVTLRNFNSWRQEQLLHRVKHDVAHMIVGHHPEEDVGQAFLNGACSRGFAAAVEAFHHEDVLLFAALMVHELGHNLGIQHDHSACICKDKRFCLMHENITKDSGFSNCSSDHFYQFLREHKGACLFNKPRPKGRLRRQATCGNGVLDYNEECDCGPDCGNNPCCDQTCRLKEHAQCSDGLCCFNCQLRHKGFMCRSAFGECDLPEYCDGTSRECPRDHYKQDGTSCDIIHYCFMGRCKNPDTQCMDIYGFPARSAPENCYISMNTKGTRFGNCGFGASPSSKYVKCFDENIFCGKLVCTNIRQIPAIKHHHTLIQVPHEKDFCWSMDAYNDTDIPDDGDVDTGTLCAPHKVCVNYSCIDRAVFKYDCEPKEMCNGRGVCNDLRHCHCEEGYAPPDCKAPGNGGSVDSGAPGKSPNENLSAGGSGIITKRKNEMDIIGKAIFILPAFLLLLLLILILAISLRAGIESIETPGGSSEETSETTETTEDTQDLGNKPADISEMGPEETPKEAPQPQEEPPPLEAPPPQEEPLPQEAPQPQQAPQQPEAPPSEAPPPPEAPPAPEAPPAPEAPPPPEAPPPAEAPPPEVPGAPAP, encoded by the coding sequence ATGGCCATGTCAATGGTAGCCTCTTCGAGACACCCTGCCTTTACACTGCCTTCGCTATGGAAAAACCAAGGGGCCTTGAAAGAGGGTAAGACAACGTTTCAGACTTGGGCTCGGCAAAAGAGGGACTTCAGGCTGGGACCAGTGCCAGAATCTTCATGTGTCAGGTTGGGGATTGTGTTGCTGTTGGTGATTTTCCTGCCAAGCATGTACTGTGACCCTGGATCTGTATATTACTCTTCTTATGAAACAGTCATCCCCAAGGGTCTGACAGTCAAGGGAAGGGAAGACCCAGGGGAAAAGGCATCCTATATGCTATTAATGCAGGGCCAGAAACAGGTGATTCACCTGAAGGTGAAGAGAGACTATTTTGTGAATAACTTCCCAGTCTTCAGCTACCACAATGGTGTCCTGGGGCAAGAAACGCCTTTCATCTCGCATGACTGTCACTATGAAGGCTACATAGAAGGAGTCCCAGGTTCTTTTGTTTCCCTCAACACCTGTTCAGGCCTCAGGGGCATCCTGATTAAGGAGGGGAAACCCTATGGCATTGAGCCCATGGACACTTCAAAACGGTTTGAACATGTACTGTACACCATGGCACACCAAGCTCGAGTCTCCTGTAGTGTCACCTCCAAAGGCAGCCAAGTGGTGTCCACCAGCCGGCAACAAGGGAGCAGGAAGCCTCGAAGTCTACAGGCACTGTCCTCCTTTTGGTCACACACCAAGTATGTGGAGATGTTTGTCGTGGTCAACAACCAGCGGTTCCAAATGTGGGGCAGTAACGTCAATGAGACAGTCCAGAGAGTAATGGACATCACTGCTCTGGCCAACATCTTCAGTCGGGAAATAAACACCGAGGTGGTGCTGGCTGGAATGGAGATTTGGACCGAGGGGGACCTCATAGAAGTCCCAGCGGACTTGCGAGTTACACTCAGGAATTTCAATAGCTGGAGACAGGAGCAGCTCCTCCATCGTGTGAAGCACGATGTTGCCCACATGATCGTGGGACATCATCCTGAAGAGGACGTGGGACAGGCATTTCTCAATGGTGCCTGTTCAAGAGGCTTTGCAGCAGCTGTTGAAGCCTTCCATCATGAAGATGTCCTCCTGTTTGCAGCGCTCATGGTCCATGAGCTTGGGCACAACTTGGGTATTCAGCACGACCACTCGGCCTGCATTTGTAAAGATAAACGCTTTTGCCTCATGCATGAAAATATCACTAAAGACAGTGGCTTCAGCAACTGCAGCTCTGACCACTTCTATCAGTTCCTGCGGGAACACAAAGGGGCCTGCCTATTTAACAAGCCTCGGCCCAAAGGTCGCCTGCGTAGGCAAGCCACGTGTGGGAATGGTGTGTTGGACTACAATGAGGAGTGTGACTGTGGACCTGACTGTGGTAATAACCCATGCTGTGACCAAACATGTAGGCTGAAGGAGCATGCACAGTGTAGTGATGGACTATGCTGTTTTAATTGCCAGTTGAGACATAAGGGCTTCATGTGTCGTTCTGCTTTTGGAGAGTGTGACCTCCCAGAGTATTGTGATGGTACTTCTAGAGAATGCCCCAGAGACCACTATAAGCAAGATGGTACATCGTGTGATATAATTCACTATTGTTTTATGGGCCGGTGTAAGAACCCTGATACTCAGTGCATGGATATATATGGGTTCCCTGCAAGGTCAGCCCCAGAAAACTGTTATATTTCTATGAACACCAAAGGGACCCGGTTTGGAAACTGTGGCTTTGGGGCCTCACCTAGTTCAAAATATGTTAAGTGTTTTGATGAGAATATATTTTGTGGGAAACTTGTATGTACAAATATTAGACAGATACCAGCAATCAAACACCACCATACATTGATCCAGGTCCCTCATGAAAAAGACTTCTGCTGGAGCATGGATGCCTATAATGatactgatatccctgatgacgGAGATGTGGACACTGGCACCCTTTGTGCCCCACACAAAGTCTGCGTGAATTACTCCTGCATTGATCGTGCTGTGTTCAAGTATGACTGTGAACCAAAAGAAATGTGTAATGGGAGAGGAGTTTGCAATGATTTAAGGCACTGCCATTGTGAGGAGGGCTATGCCCCCCCTGACTGCAAAGCTCCAGGAAATGGGGGTAGTGTGGACAGTGGTGCCCCCGGCAAATCACCTAATGAAAATCTAAGTGCAGGAGGAAGTGGCATTATTACTAAACGTAAGAATGAAATGGACATTATTGGCAAGGCAATTTTCATACTCCCCGCATTTCTTTTACTATTATTGTTGATTTTAATACTTGCCATTAGCCTTAGGGCTGGAATTGAGTCAATAGAGACGCCAGGAGGCTCCTCAGAGGAGACCTCAGAGACCACAGAGACTACTGAGGACACACAGGACTTAGGAAATAAACCCGCGGATATTTCAGAGATGGGTCCAGAGGAGACTCCAAAGGAAGCCCCCCAACCACAGGAGGAGCCCCCACCGCTGGAGGCCCCTCCACCGCAGGAGGAGCCGCTACCCCAGGAGGCTCCTCAACCACAGCAGGCCCCTCAACAACCGGAAGCCCCACCCTCcgaggcccccccgccccccgaggcCCCCCCGGCCCCGGAGGCCCCCCCGGCCCCggaggcccccccgcccccggaggcCCCACCGCCCGCGGAGGCCCCACCACCAGAAGTCCCAGGAGCGCCTGCACCATAA